Proteins from a single region of Ogataea parapolymorpha DL-1 chromosome IV, whole genome shotgun sequence:
- a CDS encoding Mitochondrial GTP/GDP carrier protein 1 encodes MSPSVTDKKQSASARVLGSASAGICEIAVFHPVDTISKRLMSNQTRVNSLEIFNKVIFRENAAKPIGQRLLSLFPGLGYAACYKILQRVYKYGGQPFANEFLTTNFKKTYEDAFGAKTGKALLSATAGSLIGIGEIVLLPLDVLKIKRQTNPEAFKGRGFFKILQDEGLGLYKGWGWTAARNAPGSFALFGGSAFAKEYIFHLKDYSSATWGQNFVASIFGASASLIVSAPLDVIKTRIQNKNFEANESGFTILKNMAKNEGVTAFFKGLTPKLLTTGPKLVFSFALAQTLIPAFDKLLN; translated from the coding sequence ATGTCTCCTTCAGTTACCGACAAAAAACAATCTGCTTCTGCCAGAGTTCTTGGGTCTGCCTCTGCAGGTATTTGTGAAATAGCTGTCTTCCACCCGGTCGATACGATTTCCAAGAGACTCATGAGTAATCAGACCAGAGTCAACAGCTTGGAAATCTTCAACAAGGTCATTTTCAGGGAAAATGCCGCTAAGCCAATTGGCCAGAGATTGTTGAGTTTATTCCCAGGTCTTGGTTATGCTGCTTGCTACAAGATCTTGCAAAGAGTGTACAAATACGGCGGTCAGCCTTTTGCAAACGAGTTTCTGACTACCAACTTTAAAAAGACGTACGAGGACGCTTTTGGAGCCAAGACCGGTAAAGCACTCCTTTCTGCCACTGCCGGATCTCTTATTGGTATCGGTGAAATTGTTTTACTGCCTCTCGATGTGCTGAAGATCAAGAGACAGACGAACCCTGAAGCTTTTAAGGGTAGAGGcttcttcaagatcttgcAAGATGAAGGACTTGGTTTGTACAAAGGATGGGGATGGACTGCTGCCAGAAACGCCCCTGGTTCGTTTGCTTTATTCGGTGGATCGGCATTTGCCAAGGAATACATTTTCCATCTGAAGGACTACTCTTCTGCCACGTGGGGCCAAAACTTCGTTGCCTCGATTTTCGGTGCCTCCGCTTCTCTGATTGTTTCCGCTCCTTTAGACGTGATTAAGACCAGAatccagaacaagaacTTTGAGGCCAACGAGTCTGGTTTCACCATTTTGAAGAACATGGCGAAGAACGAAGGAGTCACCGCTTTCTTCAAGGGATTGACACCAAAACTGCTCACCACCGGTCCTAAGCTTGTTTTCTCGTTTGCGTTGGCCCAGACTTTGATCCCAGCCTTCGACAAATTACTTAATTAG